The proteins below are encoded in one region of Deltaproteobacteria bacterium:
- a CDS encoding tetratricopeptide repeat protein: MVKKVMSFPRLFWFFLVVNLLIASPLLAKGKNPLFQEAEDKIQEGNYEGAQSTYEEILGENSNDISALSGLAQVLYWQGDYDGAISQYSKILEEDPKNVDALVGTGKAYLAGGKERKAREFFKRAEKIEPSNEEVAAVSPQIDKKSNIEVLGGYILGSFNYAAEMQGEYQKMTISKERSYSFGLNSSYVNKFTQNGFNTELFGQYYLFENTRVNANLSFAPETAIFPRQSYGAGLAQTFWILTPEVHYLFEDYRQANIQTVRPALYLEPSGIVKIGGGYQFQSVTFGGTRRNLNGCFAEIYFTPLEWLELNGYYLRANNVFEAGRFPTPFVNFKSNIGGGGIDLRFIASYSAHFDARYESRNNGETSQTYTFSGGYSF; the protein is encoded by the coding sequence ATGGTTAAAAAAGTTATGTCTTTTCCACGTCTTTTTTGGTTTTTCCTTGTTGTAAATCTTCTTATCGCTTCCCCTCTGTTAGCTAAAGGAAAAAATCCTCTTTTTCAGGAGGCGGAAGATAAAATTCAGGAGGGAAATTACGAAGGCGCGCAATCCACCTATGAAGAGATTTTAGGTGAAAATTCCAATGATATCAGCGCTCTTTCAGGATTGGCCCAAGTGCTCTACTGGCAGGGAGATTATGACGGAGCCATCTCCCAATATTCTAAAATTCTGGAGGAAGACCCGAAGAATGTGGACGCATTAGTGGGAACCGGCAAGGCTTATCTGGCAGGAGGAAAAGAGCGCAAGGCTCGGGAGTTTTTTAAACGTGCCGAAAAAATTGAGCCCTCCAATGAAGAAGTGGCCGCGGTCTCTCCCCAGATCGACAAAAAATCAAACATTGAAGTATTGGGTGGATATATCCTCGGCAGTTTCAATTACGCCGCAGAAATGCAGGGCGAATATCAGAAAATGACCATCAGCAAAGAGCGAAGTTACTCTTTTGGTCTCAACAGCAGTTACGTCAACAAATTTACTCAAAATGGATTCAACACGGAACTTTTTGGACAATATTATCTTTTTGAAAATACGCGCGTGAATGCCAATTTAAGTTTTGCTCCGGAGACTGCCATTTTTCCGCGTCAAAGTTATGGCGCGGGTTTGGCGCAAACTTTCTGGATATTAACACCGGAAGTCCATTATCTTTTTGAAGATTACCGACAAGCCAATATCCAGACTGTCAGGCCGGCTCTTTATTTGGAACCTTCTGGAATTGTTAAAATCGGCGGGGGATACCAATTTCAATCCGTCACGTTTGGAGGAACACGTCGTAATCTCAACGGCTGTTTCGCGGAAATTTATTTCACACCACTCGAATGGCTTGAACTGAATGGTTATTATTTGCGCGCCAACAATGTCTTTGAAGCGGGGCGATTTCCCACTCCCTTTGTTAATTTCAAATCAAACATTGGCGGAGGCGGAATTGATCTAAGATTCATCGCTAGTTATTCCGCACATTTCGATGCCCGCTATGAAAGCAGGAACAACGGCGAAACCTCACAGACATACACCTTCTCAGGCGGGTATTCTTTTTAA
- a CDS encoding Fe(2+)-trafficking protein, with amino-acid sequence MTTIKCVRCGLNSAPPDFVPYSGPLKEAIVTQVCHQCWEEWKRMSVMVVNEYRLTPFLPQHREIIEQHMKEFLKLQL; translated from the coding sequence ATGACGACAATCAAATGCGTGCGTTGTGGTCTCAATTCGGCTCCACCTGATTTTGTGCCCTATAGCGGTCCGCTCAAAGAAGCGATCGTAACGCAGGTTTGCCACCAATGTTGGGAAGAGTGGAAGAGAATGAGTGTCATGGTGGTCAATGAATATCGTCTGACTCCGTTTTTGCCACAGCACAGAGAAATCATCGAACAACACATGAAAGAATTTCTAAAGTTACAACTTTAA